CTCGCCATCACGCACTACCAGCGGCTGCTCGACCACCTGCAGCCCGACGTCGTGCACATCCTCGTCGACGGTCGCGTGGTCGACTCCGGCGGCCCCGAGCTCGCCCAGCGGCTCGAAGCCGAGGGCTACGACGCCTGGAAGGCCTGATGAGCCTCGACGTCGCCCGCATCCAGAAGGACTTCCCCATCCTCGGCCGTGAGGTCCGGGCCGGCCGCCTCGTCTACCTCGACTCGGCCAACACCTCGCAGAAGCCCCGTCAGGTGCTCGACGCCATGGCCCGCTACTACGAGCGGGTCAACGCCAACGTGCACCGAGGCACCTACCAGATCGCCGAGGAGGCCACCGCGGCCCTCGAGGGGGCACGCGCCAAGGTCGCCCGCTTCATCGGCGCCGGCTCCGACCGCGAGATCGTCTTCACGAAGAACGCCACCGAGGCGCTCAACCTGGTCGCCAAGGCGTGGGGACGACGCCACCTGCGGGAGGGCGACGCCGTCGTGCTCACCGAGCTCGAGCACCACGCCAACATCGTCCCCTGGCACCAGCTCGTCGAGGAGATCGGCATCGAGCTGCGCTGGATCCCGGTCGACGCCCACGGCCACCTCGACCTCACCGACCTCGACCGCCTGGTCGACGGGGCCCGCGTCGTGTCCTTCGCCGCGATGTCGAACGTGCTCGGCACGATCCTCCCCATCGATCGGCTGGTCGCCGCGGCCCACGACGCCGGGGCGATCGCGATCGTGGACGCCAGCCAGTACGTCCCCCACATCGGCACCGACGTGCGGGATTGGGGCGCCGACTTCGTGGCGTTCACGGGCCACAAGATGCTCGGGCCCACCGGCGTCGGGGTCCTCTGGGGCACGCCCGAGATCCTCGACGCGACGCCCCCGTTCCTCACCGGCGGCGAGATGATCCTCAACGTCACCAAGGAGGGCTTCACGCCCAACGAGGTGCCGTGGAAGTTCGAGGCCGGCACGCCGCCCATCGCCGAGATCGTCGGGCTCGGCGCCGCCGTCGACTACCTCACCGAGCTGGGGATGGACGCGGTGCGCGAGCACGAGGTGTCGCTGACGGGGTACGCGCTGCGCACCCTGCACGAGCGCTTCGGCGACCGCCTCACGGTCCACGGGCCGTCCGAGCCGGCCGAGCGGGGCGGCGTGCTGTCGTTCGTCTTCGACGACATCCACCCCCACGACCTCACCCAGGTCTTCGACCAGCACGGCGTGTGCGTCCGAGCCGGCCACCACTGCGCCAAGCCGCTGATGCGTACCATGGGCGTCGCGGCCACCGCCCGTGCGTCGCTCTACGTCTACAACGACGAGTCCGATGTCGACGCCCTCGCCGAGGCGCTCCAGTCGGCGTCGGACTTCTTCGCCATCTGACCGACTGGACCACACATGCCCGGACTCGAAGACCTCTACCGCGAGATCATCCTCGACCACTACCGGAACCCGAGGAACCGCGGCGAGCTCGAGTCGCCCCCTGCCCACCGCACCGAGGGGTTCAACCCGCTGTGCGGCGACGAGATCGTCGTCTACCTGGCCAGCGACGGCGACACGATCGAGGACATCAGGATCGGCGGCCAGGGCTGCTCGATCAGCCAGTCGTCGGCATCGATGATGTCGGCCGCGGTCAAGGGCAAGACGGTCGCCGAGGCCCGCGACCTCGTCAAGGCGTTCAAGGCCATGATGTCGATCCACGAGCACGAGCTCGACGCCGAGGACGGCGCCCCCGAGCCGCCGGCCGACACCCCTGACGTGAAGCTCGGCGACCTCGAAGCCCTCCGGGGTGTCGTGAAGTTCCCGGTGCGGATCAAGTGCGCCACGCTCTCGTGGAACACGCTGGCCCAGGGTCTCGACGAGGTCGAGGCCGACGCCGGCTGACCCCCTGGCCGCCGTCCCTCAGGTGGTCCGGGGCGGGAGCCAGCCCCGCGAGGTCTCCTCGTCGAGCACGCCCTTGATGTGGGCGGGGGTCATGCCCATCGACCGGCCGGCCGTGGCGATGATGTCGAGGTCGGCGTCGCTGATCTCGTCGTCCGCGGTGGCGAGCTCGACGCAGGCTCGCACGACCCGCTCCTGACCGCTCGCCGACAACGTGGCGCCGGCACGGGCGACCACCTCGTCGATGCCGTCCACCTCCAGCTCGGCGATGTCGCGCTCGAGGTCGATCAGCGCGTAGTCGCCGTGGTGGAACCGGCCCATCACGTCGAGGGCGACGCGCCGCTCGGCGTTCGTCACCTTCTCGTCGGACCGGATGATCGCCACGACGAGGTACCGCAGCGCCGTGCGGAGGGCATCGGCCATCTGGCTCGTCGTCGGCAGGTCGAGGACCTTGCGCTCGAAGGGCTCGTCGCACGAGGTGCACTCGACGTACTCGCCGAGGACCTTCAAGGGCAGGACCGGGATCCAGAACAGCGTGAACCAGCGCCGGGCCTGCATCAGGCGGTAGCGACGGTCGCCCCCCTCGTTGGGGCAGTAGAACTCGCCGTCGCCGATGTGGCTGCCCCGCGTCCGCCAACCCCAGATGAAGATCACAGCGCTCCTCGACGTGGTGGATGAGCCCCGCCCCCGCCGGCTCCTGCCTTCCATCGGCGGGGTCCGGCGGCGACTTGAGGGGGTGACACCGGCGCCTGCGGCTCAGGCCTCCGGACGTCCCTCGAGGATCCACCGTGGGCCGGCCCCGTGGGTGGATGCCACGTCGTCGCGGTTGTAGAGCCCGCACGACGAGAGCGAGAGGCACCCGCAGCCGATGCAGGAGTCGAGTTGGTCCCGCAGCCGCTCGAGCTGCGCGATGCGTTCGTCGACGAGCGGACGCCACCGGCGTGAGAGCACCGCCCAGTCCCGGGCGGTGGGCGTGCGGTTCTCCGGGAGCGACGCCAACGCCTCGCGGATCTGGTCGAGGGTGAGACCCAGCTGTTGGGCGATGCGGATGAACGCGACCCGCCGCAGCGCGTCGCGGTGGTAGCGGCGCTGGCCGCCGTCGGTCCGCTCGGTCTGGAGCAGCCCCTCCGCCTCGTAGAAGCGGAGGGCGGAGTGCGGCACGCCCGACCGCTCTGCGACCTCACCGATCGTCAACATCGTCGACAGCACGCACGGCCCCCCATCTCGCGACCTCGATCGAGATCGAGCGTAGGGGGCCGTGCGGACGCTGCGGCTCAGGGACTGGCGGTGCCGTGGAAGATGTAGTCGGTGCCGCCCTCGATGTCGGTGAGGTTCAGCTCCAGCATCACCGGTGTGGCGAAGGCCAGTCGGCGCAGGTGGTGGTCGAGCGCGTCGACGTCCGCCGAGAGCGCGACGTCGGTGGAGGCCACCCACTCCGACGACAGGTCGTCCATGTCCTGGACGAGCAGCTGGGGCACGAACGTGTCGCCCGGTGCGGGCTCGATCTCCCCCACCGTGCCCTCGTCGGTGTACCGGTAGAACGTCTCCGACGCGATCTGGTCGCCGTCGATGCCGAGGGCGAGGATCCCGCGGGTCGTCCCCTCCGCCGACGTGTAGGACACGGGGACGACGATCCGTCGGATCGAGCCGTCCTCCGCCAGGTCGAGCTGGGAGTACGCGGACGCCTCGTTGGTCCCGTCCTCGACGACGAGGTAGCGCCAGTCGTACTCGGCGGTGATCGTGTCGCCGTCGATCGTCGCCAGTCGCTCGCCGAAGAAGGCCACCCGGTTGGTGTCCGCCATGTCGACCTGGCCCCAGAAGAGCTTCGAGGAGACGATGTTCACCCCGGTGCCCGAGACGACGTCGACGGTGAACGACACGCCGTCGTCGGTGCTCTCCACGTCCTCGGCCTCGAGCAGGCGGTCGTCGTCGAGGAAGGCCGGGAGCTGATCGGGGGGCACCTCTTCGGCCCCCGTGTAGTACGCACGGAGGAAGCCGGTCCACGGACCGATGTCGGCCACGTCCTCGTAGGAGGGCAACCCGAGCGACGGGACGGGCGGGAAGTAGACGGCGAGGCCCGTGGCGTCGACGGTCGTGGAGTCGGTGACGTTGAGCAGCACGGCGTCGTCGATGGCGCTGCGCAGGCGTCCTGCCGGCTCGGCCAGCGCGTCGATGTCGGCGAGCAGCGTGGCGAGGTGGCCGACGTCGACCATGTGGCTGTCGTAGGTGGGGTCGGGGTCGCGGCCGAAGCCCAGCGCCTCGGCGCGCCCCGAGCCGATGCGGCCGACGAGACCCCGCGCCTGGGGGTCGACCGAGGCGGCGAGGTCGTCGAACGCCTCGTCGATGGGGTCGAGGAGGTCGAGGTCGACGAGTGACAGCGTGACGCCGGACGTCCGGAGCGACGACGCCTGCTCGGCGTAGCCGTCGATGATGCCGCTGGCGAGGTCCAGGGTCGAGGTGGTGCCTCCCGGGGCGGACACGGCGGACCAGTTCCAGCCGTGCCCGGGCTCGAGCTCCTCGGAGGCGAGGAGGGTGCGGGCGACCGGTGCGAGGTTCTGCGCCACCTCGTAGGTGGCCATGAGGCAGGCGTCGAAGCCGAGGATGTCGAACCGCTCGACGTCGGCGCGGTCGAGCCCGGCACGGACCGCGTCGCGGATCCCGTCGACCGACAGCATCGAGCCCAGCGACGTCTCGTCGATGGCTGCGCCGGGCCACGAGGCGCCGTGGTTCCAGATGACGAGGCCGTTGCGCTCGGAGCCGTACCGGCTCAGACCGTCGGCGACGAAGTCCTCGAGCACCGCGGGATCCCCGGTGTCGAGCTCGCCGAGCTCTTCGACGACCTCCACCTCTCCATCGACGATGTGGAGCATCTTCGTGTCGTCGAAGTCGCCGAGGGACAGCACGGCCTGGGAGGTGTAGGAGGGGCTCCGGTCGACCAGCACGACCATCTCGACGCCCTCGGCCTCGGTCATCTCCTCGAGGTCGACCAGGGCGAAGGGCTCGAGGTCGTTGTCGGCTGCGAGGTAGACGAACATCGTCCACTCGCCCGGCTCGTCGAGAGCGGCCGATGTCGCGGCGGTCTCGGCGTCGATCAGCTCACCGAGGTTCCGGGCCTCGGGCTCGGCGTCGTCGCCGCAGCCGGCGAGGAGGGCGCCGACGAGGACGAGGACGAGGAGACCGGACCGCCCGCGCCACGCGCGGCGCCCGGCGACGGAGGGCTCAGGCCGTGCCATCGACCCAGGCCTGGAAGTACTCGTAGCCGAGCCCGTAGAGGTCGGAGCACCACTCGGACGTCTGGGTGCGACCGCCACAGGTCGATCCGTAGGCCTTCTGCGCCGTGCCCTCCTCGCTCATCTGGTAGAGCGCGTCGCACGCGTTCATCCCGCCCCGGCTGCACGCATCGACGATCCGCTGCTCGTCCTCGGAGGTCGTCGTGCCGTCGAACGGGCTGCCGAGCGGCACGTAGCTGCCGGTCGCGTCGGAGTCGAGGGTCACGCAGTACACGTTCGCCTCGGGCAGCTCGCCGCCGCAGGTGGCGCCCTAGCTCTCGGCGGGCGAGTCGACGAGCGTGTCGAGGTACATGGTGTCGCACGCCTGCATGTCGCCGTCGCGACACGCCTCGTAGAGCGACTGCGCCAGGTCGAGGTCGATGGTGTCGGTGCCGAAGAAGGTCGCCGGATCGGTCTCGTCGAAGGTCGGCGCGTCCTCGTCGACGTCGACGTCGTGCTCCTCGGCGTCGCCGGTGAAGATGCCGGATCCGGGTGCGCCCGTCCCGTCGTCGTCGAACAGGCCGCCGAGGTCGTCGACGGTGGTGGTCGTGGCCGCCTCCGTGGAGGTCGTCGTGGTGTCCTCGACCAGGTCGGCGAGGTTCCCACGGGCGTCCTCGTCGTCACCTCCGCAGGAGGCGAGGACGAGGGCCAGGATGGCGATGCCGGCGCGCAGGCCGGCCCGGCGAGGGCGAGCGTTCACGAGCAGAGCTCCAGTGCTGAGGCGGAGCCTCAGACCCTACGCCAGGCGACCACCCTGCGCGGTCAGGCCAGCGGATCGGCGAACGGATCGACGTCGGCAGGCGCCGGGCCCTCCGCCCCGCCGTCCTCGAGGTACTGCGCGTACCCCGTCCGCTCGAGCTCGGCGGCGAGCTCCGGACCGCCCTCGGCGACGATCCGCCCCTTCACGAGGATGTGGACGGCGTCGGGCTGCAGCTCGTGCAGCAGTCGGCTGTAGTGGGTGATCGCGAGCACGCCGAGCCCGCTCTCCTCGGTGGCCTGCTCGATGCGGCGGCTGACGTCACGCAGGGCGTCGACGTCGAGCCCGGAGTCCAGCTCGTCGAGGATGGCGATCTTGGGGTCGAGCACGCCGAGCTGGAGGGTCTCGTTGCGCTTCTTCTCGCCTCCGGAGAGGTCGACGTTCAGCGGGCGGTGGAGGAAGCGCTCGTCGAAGCCGATGCGACCGGCCTCGACCAGCATCCGTTCCCGCACCTCGGCGTCGGGCCGGCCGGCGGCGGTGAGCGACTCGACCAGGACGTCCTCGAGGGCGACACCGGGCACCTCGGTCGGGTACTGCATGGCGAGGAAGAGACCGGCCTGGGCCCGTCGCCAGGCGGGCAGGGCCAGCAGGTCCTCGCCGTCGAGGGTGACCGACCCGTCGAGCACCTCGTAGCCGGGACGCCCGGCGATGACGTGGGAGAGGGTGGACTTGCCGGACCCGTTCGGGCCCATCACGGCGTGCACCTCGCCGCTGCGGACGACGAGATCGATGCCCTTCAGGATCTCGGTGCCACCGACCGCGGCCCGCAGACCCTCGATGCGCAGCTCGGCGTTGCGGGTCATGGGACCTCCACGTAGACGTCGCCGTCGACGACCGACACCTCGTAGACCGGGGTCGGCTTCGTCGCGGGAAGGACGGTGGGCTCGCCGGTGACGAGCGAGAACGTGCTGCCGTGCTTCCAGCACTCGAGCGTCTTGTCGTCGGGATCGACCTCGCCCTCCGAGAGCGAGATGTCCTGGTGCGTGCACCGGTCGCCGATGGCGTAGACGTCGTCGTCCAGCCGCACGAGGGCGATGGCCGGGACGCCCGGCACCTCGACCCGCAGGGCCGTACCCGGCGCGATGTCGTCGAGGGCGCAGACCCGTGCCGCGGTCATGCCGCACCTCCCGCGTCGAGGCGCTCGGTGATGCAGCGACGGACGATGGACTCCGCGCCGCGCACGGGCAGCTGGGCCAGCACCTCGTCGAAGAAGCCGCCCACGACGAGCCGCTCGGCCACGTCGGTGGGGACGCCCCGGCTCTCGAGGTAGAAGAGCTGGTCCTCGTCGATGGGGCCGACGGTGGAGGCGTGGGCGCAGCGCACGTCGTTGTTCTCGATCTGGAGGTTCGGCACCGACTCGGCCCAGGCGTCGGGCGAGAGCTTGACGTTGCGGTTCGTCTGCACCGCGTTGGTGCCGCGGGCGTCCGGACGGACCTGGATGAGCCCGGTGTAGACCGACCGTGACCGATCGTCGACCGCGCCCTTGAAGAGCAGCTCGCTCGTCGTGTCGGGCGCCGCGTGGTCCTGGAAGGTGCGGAAGTCGAGCGTCTGGTCGTCGCGCCCGAAGTACGCGGCGAACAGGTCGCCGGTGGCTCCCCGGCCCTCCAGGCGGCAGTCGGTGCGCAGCCGGGCGTAGCTGCCACCGAAGGCTGCGGTGAAGGCCCGCAGCGTCGCCTGGGACCCCACGCGGGCGGACTGGTGGGCGATCTGCCAGGCGGCGTCACCGAGCAGCTGGAGGTTGGCGTAGCCGAGCCGCGCCGACGGTGCGGCGTCGAGCTCGACGACCGGGAGGACGAGGGCGTCCACGCCGTCGGGCGAGGCCTGGACGTCGACGACCTGGACCTCGGCGTCGGCGCCGGCCCGGACGACCAGCCGCGGCGTGACGAGCGCTCCCGGCGTCGACGTCCAGCTGGCGACCACGATCGGCCCGTCCACCGACACGCCGGCGGGCACGTCGACGAGCACAGGGTCGGCCGACAGGGCGTCGTTGAGGAGGCCGAACAGGTCGGTGGCCTCGCCCGCCACGGCGCCGAGGACCTCGGCACCGGGCGCGGCGTCGGCCAGCGCACCGACGCCCACGCCCCTGTCGACCCAGGTGGCGGCGAGCTCGACGCGGACGAGCCGTCCGTCGACGAGCACGACGACCCCCGCGCGCTCGGGGATCTCGGCGAGCAGCGCGTCGAGCGCTGCGGGGACGTCGGCGGGGCCGGAGTCGACGACGGGCGCGTAGCGGTCGAGCTGGAGCTCGTCGACGCGGCTGTAGCGCCACACCTCCTCGGCGGTGTCCGGCAGCACCGCGTCGCCAGCACGGGCTGCGGCCGCGGCCCGCCTGTCGCGGAGCCAGTCCGGCCCGTCGAGCGATGCAGCGACGTCGGCGGTGGTGGTGCTCAGGGGATCACGCTCCGGAGTCGGTATCGGTGTCGGTGTCGGGTGGATGTGCGGTGGAGTCGCCGGTCAGCCCCGGTCGCGCCGGAAGAGGCGAGCCCACAGGGGGCGGCGACGGGTCTCGGCGTCGATCTCGGCCAGGATCTGCGGACCGGCGGCGTTGACGATGTCCTCGGCCTCGTCGAGCAGGCGGGCGATGCTGTCGTCGGTGCCCAGCGTGGACGGCTCGTCGGGGGTGGGCGGCGTCACGAGGGTGCCGTGCTGCCAGTCGACGTCGACCAGCCGGCGCTCGAACCCCGCACAGGGATCCGGGCACCGCCACGGTGCCTCCGGCGCCAGGTCGAGGTGGCACTTCCGCACCGTGTCACCGGTGGGATAGGTGCGCGACTCGAAGTTCTTGCACTCCTGGCGCATCGGCATGCCGGCGCTCGCCCTCCCCGGTCGGCGTCAGCCGACCGAGCCCTCCATCTGCAGCTCGATGAGGCGGCTCCACTCGACCGCGTACTCCATGGGCAGCGTGCGCGTGACCGGCTCGATGAAGCCGTTGACGATCATGCCCATCGCCTGCTCTTCGGAGAGGCCACGGCTGCGGAGGTAGAAGAGCTGCTCGTCGGCGACCTTCGAGACGGTGGCCTCGTGGCCGATGACGGCGTCCTTCGACCCGACCTCCATGTAGGGGTAGGTGTCGGAGATCGACGTCTCGTCCAGGATGAGGGCGTCGCACTGGACGTAGCTCTTCGAGCCGTAGGCGTCGTCCTCGACCCGGACGAGGCCGCGGTAGCTGGTGCGCCCGCCGTCCTTCGAGATCGACTTCGAGACGATCTTCGAGGTGGTCTCCGGTGCGGCGTGGACCATCTTGGCGCCGGCGTCCTGGTGCTGGCCCTCGCCGGCGTAGGCCACCGAGAGCACCTCGCCCGACGCCTTCGGACCCACCATGTAGACGGCCGGGTACTTCATGGTGAGACG
This portion of the Actinomarinicola tropica genome encodes:
- a CDS encoding SufS family cysteine desulfurase, with protein sequence MSLDVARIQKDFPILGREVRAGRLVYLDSANTSQKPRQVLDAMARYYERVNANVHRGTYQIAEEATAALEGARAKVARFIGAGSDREIVFTKNATEALNLVAKAWGRRHLREGDAVVLTELEHHANIVPWHQLVEEIGIELRWIPVDAHGHLDLTDLDRLVDGARVVSFAAMSNVLGTILPIDRLVAAAHDAGAIAIVDASQYVPHIGTDVRDWGADFVAFTGHKMLGPTGVGVLWGTPEILDATPPFLTGGEMILNVTKEGFTPNEVPWKFEAGTPPIAEIVGLGAAVDYLTELGMDAVREHEVSLTGYALRTLHERFGDRLTVHGPSEPAERGGVLSFVFDDIHPHDLTQVFDQHGVCVRAGHHCAKPLMRTMGVAATARASLYVYNDESDVDALAEALQSASDFFAI
- the sufU gene encoding Fe-S cluster assembly sulfur transfer protein SufU, whose amino-acid sequence is MPGLEDLYREIILDHYRNPRNRGELESPPAHRTEGFNPLCGDEIVVYLASDGDTIEDIRIGGQGCSISQSSASMMSAAVKGKTVAEARDLVKAFKAMMSIHEHELDAEDGAPEPPADTPDVKLGDLEALRGVVKFPVRIKCATLSWNTLAQGLDEVEADAG
- a CDS encoding tellurite resistance TerB family protein; its protein translation is MIFIWGWRTRGSHIGDGEFYCPNEGGDRRYRLMQARRWFTLFWIPVLPLKVLGEYVECTSCDEPFERKVLDLPTTSQMADALRTALRYLVVAIIRSDEKVTNAERRVALDVMGRFHHGDYALIDLERDIAELEVDGIDEVVARAGATLSASGQERVVRACVELATADDEISDADLDIIATAGRSMGMTPAHIKGVLDEETSRGWLPPRTT
- the soxR gene encoding redox-sensitive transcriptional activator SoxR: MLTIGEVAERSGVPHSALRFYEAEGLLQTERTDGGQRRYHRDALRRVAFIRIAQQLGLTLDQIREALASLPENRTPTARDWAVLSRRWRPLVDERIAQLERLRDQLDSCIGCGCLSLSSCGLYNRDDVASTHGAGPRWILEGRPEA
- a CDS encoding clostripain-related cysteine peptidase, whose amino-acid sequence is MARPEPSVAGRRAWRGRSGLLVLVLVGALLAGCGDDAEPEARNLGELIDAETAATSAALDEPGEWTMFVYLAADNDLEPFALVDLEEMTEAEGVEMVVLVDRSPSYTSQAVLSLGDFDDTKMLHIVDGEVEVVEELGELDTGDPAVLEDFVADGLSRYGSERNGLVIWNHGASWPGAAIDETSLGSMLSVDGIRDAVRAGLDRADVERFDILGFDACLMATYEVAQNLAPVARTLLASEELEPGHGWNWSAVSAPGGTTSTLDLASGIIDGYAEQASSLRTSGVTLSLVDLDLLDPIDEAFDDLAASVDPQARGLVGRIGSGRAEALGFGRDPDPTYDSHMVDVGHLATLLADIDALAEPAGRLRSAIDDAVLLNVTDSTTVDATGLAVYFPPVPSLGLPSYEDVADIGPWTGFLRAYYTGAEEVPPDQLPAFLDDDRLLEAEDVESTDDGVSFTVDVVSGTGVNIVSSKLFWGQVDMADTNRVAFFGERLATIDGDTITAEYDWRYLVVEDGTNEASAYSQLDLAEDGSIRRIVVPVSYTSAEGTTRGILALGIDGDQIASETFYRYTDEGTVGEIEPAPGDTFVPQLLVQDMDDLSSEWVASTDVALSADVDALDHHLRRLAFATPVMLELNLTDIEGGTDYIFHGTASP
- the sufC gene encoding Fe-S cluster assembly ATPase SufC — protein: MTRNAELRIEGLRAAVGGTEILKGIDLVVRSGEVHAVMGPNGSGKSTLSHVIAGRPGYEVLDGSVTLDGEDLLALPAWRRAQAGLFLAMQYPTEVPGVALEDVLVESLTAAGRPDAEVRERMLVEAGRIGFDERFLHRPLNVDLSGGEKKRNETLQLGVLDPKIAILDELDSGLDVDALRDVSRRIEQATEESGLGVLAITHYSRLLHELQPDAVHILVKGRIVAEGGPELAAELERTGYAQYLEDGGAEGPAPADVDPFADPLA
- a CDS encoding Rieske (2Fe-2S) protein; the protein is MTAARVCALDDIAPGTALRVEVPGVPAIALVRLDDDVYAIGDRCTHQDISLSEGEVDPDDKTLECWKHGSTFSLVTGEPTVLPATKPTPVYEVSVVDGDVYVEVP
- a CDS encoding SufB/SufD family protein produces the protein MLPDTAEEVWRYSRVDELQLDRYAPVVDSGPADVPAALDALLAEIPERAGVVVLVDGRLVRVELAATWVDRGVGVGALADAAPGAEVLGAVAGEATDLFGLLNDALSADPVLVDVPAGVSVDGPIVVASWTSTPGALVTPRLVVRAGADAEVQVVDVQASPDGVDALVLPVVELDAAPSARLGYANLQLLGDAAWQIAHQSARVGSQATLRAFTAAFGGSYARLRTDCRLEGRGATGDLFAAYFGRDDQTLDFRTFQDHAAPDTTSELLFKGAVDDRSRSVYTGLIQVRPDARGTNAVQTNRNVKLSPDAWAESVPNLQIENNDVRCAHASTVGPIDEDQLFYLESRGVPTDVAERLVVGGFFDEVLAQLPVRGAESIVRRCITERLDAGGAA